Proteins encoded together in one Carya illinoinensis cultivar Pawnee chromosome 3, C.illinoinensisPawnee_v1, whole genome shotgun sequence window:
- the LOC122304195 gene encoding pentatricopeptide repeat-containing protein At3g59040 isoform X2 — protein MPQTLFLKPFLSSIPLNNCSKSNVNANYGKFSVEIRGRVAVICMGMLAPRKFTQKRKKPEVFRDAADEAYQKNWRRLMTEIVETGSAVSVLKRERATKQAISRDMVLGTLVRLKQLKKWNLVREILEWLKSQSWWDFSEMDFLMLITAYGKQGDFNRAEKIFSLMSKKGYAPSVITHTALMEAYGRGGRYNNAEAIFRRMQSSGPEPSALTYQIILKIFVEMQRAGLQPDVVSYALLINAYGKARREDEALAVFEEMLDAGVRPTHKAYNIMLDAFAISGMVEQARILFKSMKRDRFTPDLCSYTTMLSAYVNASDMEGAENFFRRLKQDGFEPNVVTYGALIKGYAKINNLEKMMDIYEEMQSRGLKANQTVLTTIMDAYGKNGGFGDAVVWYKEMESCGFPPDQKAKNILLSLAKTAEELEQAKQLAGNLDQSSNEKTGNRVSMFVGEYYDDDDNDDEDGYE, from the exons ATGCCTCAAACCCTATTTCTCAAACCCTTCCTTTCTTCAATTCCACTTAATAACTGCAG TAAATCAAACGTGAATGCAAATTATGGGAAATTCAGTGTTGAGATACGGGGAAGAGTTGCGGTTATTTGTATGGGAATGTTGGCACCGAGGAAGTTCACGCAGAAGCGGAAGAAACCGGAGGTTTTCCGGGATGCAGCAGACGAAGCGTATCAGAAAAATTGGAGGAGACTGATGACCGAAATTGTAGAGACAGGTTCTGCGGTTTCGGTGCTCAAACGTGAGAGGGCTACAAAGCAGGCCATTTCTAGAGACATGGTGCTCGGGACCTTGGTCAGATTAAAGCAGCTAAAGAAATGGAACCTTGTTAGAGAG ATCCTTGAATGGCTCAAGTCTCAGAGCTGGTGGGATTTCAGTGAAATGGATTTCCTCATGCTTATTACGGCTTATGGAAAGCAAGGGGACTTCAACCGAGCTGAGAAAATTTTTAGTTTGATGAGTAAGAAGGGCTATGCACCAAGTGTGATAACTCACACTGCTCTTATGGAAGCATATGGAAGGGGGGGCCGATACAATAATGCAGAAGCGATATTTCGAAGGATGCAGTCTTCTGGCCCTGAACCTTCAgctttgacatatcaaataaTACTTAAGATATTCGTGgag ATGCAAAGAGCTGGCCTTCAACCTGATGTTGTCAGCTATGCCCTACTTATTAATGCTTATGGAAAAGCAAGAAGGGAGGATGAAGCACTAGCGGTTTTTGAGGAGATGCTTGATGCTGGTGTCAG gcCAACCCACAAGGCTTATAACATCATGCTTGATGCATTTGCTATCTCTGGGATGGTGGAGCAAGCTCGCATCTTGTTTAAAAGTATGAAAAGAGACAG GTTTACCCCAGATCTTTGCTCTTATACAACTATGTTATCAGCTTATGTCAATGCTTCTGACATGGAGGGTGCTGAAAATTTCTTCAGAAGGCTAAAACAAGATGGATTTGAACCTAATGTTGTGACATATGGGGCACTGATCAAGGGGTATGCAAAGATTAATaatcttgagaaaatgatggacATATATGAGGAAATGCAGTCACGTGGTCTGAAAGCAAATCAAACCGTCTTGACCACAATCATGGATGCGTATGGAAAGAACGGGGGTTTTGGTGATGCTGTTGTTTGGTATAAGGAAATGGAGTCTTGTGGATTTCCTCCTGATCAGAAAGCAAAAAATATTCTTCTATCCTTGGCTAAAACAGCAGAAGAACTAGAGCAAGCGAAGCAACTTGCAGGAAATTTGGATCAATCTAGCAATGAAAAAACTGGAAACAGGGTTTCCATGTTTGTTGGTGAGtattatgatgatgatgacaatgACGATGAGGATGGATATGAATGA
- the LOC122304195 gene encoding pentatricopeptide repeat-containing protein At3g59040 isoform X1, with the protein MPQTLFLKPFLSSIPLNNCSKSNVNANYGKFSVEIRGRVAVICMGMLAPRKFTQKRKKPEVFRDAADEAYQKNWRRLMTEIVETGSAVSVLKRERATKQAISRDMVLGTLVRLKQLKKWNLVREILEWLKSQSWWDFSEMDFLMLITAYGKQGDFNRAEKIFSLMSKKGYAPSVITHTALMEAYGRGGRYNNAEAIFRRMQSSGPEPSALTYQIILKIFVEGHKFKEAEEIFETLLSEEKSPLKPDQKIFHMMIYMYKKAGSYEKARKVFALMTERGVPQSTVTYNSLMSFETNYKEVSKIYDQMQRAGLQPDVVSYALLINAYGKARREDEALAVFEEMLDAGVRPTHKAYNIMLDAFAISGMVEQARILFKSMKRDRFTPDLCSYTTMLSAYVNASDMEGAENFFRRLKQDGFEPNVVTYGALIKGYAKINNLEKMMDIYEEMQSRGLKANQTVLTTIMDAYGKNGGFGDAVVWYKEMESCGFPPDQKAKNILLSLAKTAEELEQAKQLAGNLDQSSNEKTGNRVSMFVGEYYDDDDNDDEDGYE; encoded by the exons ATGCCTCAAACCCTATTTCTCAAACCCTTCCTTTCTTCAATTCCACTTAATAACTGCAG TAAATCAAACGTGAATGCAAATTATGGGAAATTCAGTGTTGAGATACGGGGAAGAGTTGCGGTTATTTGTATGGGAATGTTGGCACCGAGGAAGTTCACGCAGAAGCGGAAGAAACCGGAGGTTTTCCGGGATGCAGCAGACGAAGCGTATCAGAAAAATTGGAGGAGACTGATGACCGAAATTGTAGAGACAGGTTCTGCGGTTTCGGTGCTCAAACGTGAGAGGGCTACAAAGCAGGCCATTTCTAGAGACATGGTGCTCGGGACCTTGGTCAGATTAAAGCAGCTAAAGAAATGGAACCTTGTTAGAGAG ATCCTTGAATGGCTCAAGTCTCAGAGCTGGTGGGATTTCAGTGAAATGGATTTCCTCATGCTTATTACGGCTTATGGAAAGCAAGGGGACTTCAACCGAGCTGAGAAAATTTTTAGTTTGATGAGTAAGAAGGGCTATGCACCAAGTGTGATAACTCACACTGCTCTTATGGAAGCATATGGAAGGGGGGGCCGATACAATAATGCAGAAGCGATATTTCGAAGGATGCAGTCTTCTGGCCCTGAACCTTCAgctttgacatatcaaataaTACTTAAGATATTCGTGgag GGTCATAAGTTCAAGGAGGCTGAAGAAATATTTGAGACCCTTTTGAGTGAGGAAAAATCACCTCTGAAGCCAGACCAAAAGATCTTTCACATGATGATCTATATGTATAAGAAGGCTGGGAGTTATGAAAAAGCTCGAAAAGTATTTGCACTGATGACAGAGAGAGGAGTTCCACAATCAACAGTTACATATAATAGCTTAATGTCATTTGAGACTAACTACAAGGAAGTTTCAAAGATCTATGACcag ATGCAAAGAGCTGGCCTTCAACCTGATGTTGTCAGCTATGCCCTACTTATTAATGCTTATGGAAAAGCAAGAAGGGAGGATGAAGCACTAGCGGTTTTTGAGGAGATGCTTGATGCTGGTGTCAG gcCAACCCACAAGGCTTATAACATCATGCTTGATGCATTTGCTATCTCTGGGATGGTGGAGCAAGCTCGCATCTTGTTTAAAAGTATGAAAAGAGACAG GTTTACCCCAGATCTTTGCTCTTATACAACTATGTTATCAGCTTATGTCAATGCTTCTGACATGGAGGGTGCTGAAAATTTCTTCAGAAGGCTAAAACAAGATGGATTTGAACCTAATGTTGTGACATATGGGGCACTGATCAAGGGGTATGCAAAGATTAATaatcttgagaaaatgatggacATATATGAGGAAATGCAGTCACGTGGTCTGAAAGCAAATCAAACCGTCTTGACCACAATCATGGATGCGTATGGAAAGAACGGGGGTTTTGGTGATGCTGTTGTTTGGTATAAGGAAATGGAGTCTTGTGGATTTCCTCCTGATCAGAAAGCAAAAAATATTCTTCTATCCTTGGCTAAAACAGCAGAAGAACTAGAGCAAGCGAAGCAACTTGCAGGAAATTTGGATCAATCTAGCAATGAAAAAACTGGAAACAGGGTTTCCATGTTTGTTGGTGAGtattatgatgatgatgacaatgACGATGAGGATGGATATGAATGA